From Ignavibacterium sp.:
GTGCTTGAGAATGTTCATCCGCACGATGTGGGAACATTTCTGGATTTTGAAGGAGTTGCAATCCGCACCGGGCATCATTGCACTCAACCCATAATGGACAGATTCGGAATTCCGGCAACATCAAGAGCTTCTTTCGGAATGTATAATACATTTGAAGAAGTTGATGTTTTAGTTAACGGACTTAAAAAAATTCTTGAGGTATTTGGATAATGCAACAGGAACTCAGAGAGCTTTATCAGCAGGTTATTTTAGACCACAATAAAGCTCCAAGAAATTTCAGAAAAATTGAAAATGCGACAAACCATGCAGAAGGACATAATCCTCTGTGTGGTGATAATGTAACAGTTTATTTAATTATTGATGAAAACAATGTTATTAAAGATATTGCTTTTCAGGGTTCTGGTTGTGCAATTTCAAAAGCATCTGCATCCTTAATGACATCAATGCTTAAAGGAAAAAC
This genomic window contains:
- the sufU gene encoding Fe-S cluster assembly sulfur transfer protein SufU, which translates into the protein MQQELRELYQQVILDHNKAPRNFRKIENATNHAEGHNPLCGDNVTVYLIIDENNVIKDIAFQGSGCAISKASASLMTSMLKGKTVEEAEKLFHKFHDLVTDKLGDNFSVDEFGKLAVFAGVREFPARVKCASLAWHTLINALHGKNESVSTE